The DNA sequence CGCTCTTCGATGCCGGCCTTCGCAACGGACGTGCTGGACGCGGCCACGCCGCGCCTGCTCGAGGAGATCGGCCGGCGTGCTCGCGCGTGGCAGCCGGGCACGCGGCTGCGTGTGCTCGATCTCATGCACGAGCTGATCGGCGACGTGATCGTGACCGCGCTGGCCGGACGCGCGCTCGGCTCGCACCTGCGCGATGCGGTGACGTTCGCGCGCTTCTCGATGGGATGCGGGCTCGGCGGGTATCCGGTGCAGTTCCGCTACGCGCCGCACTATCAGATGGCGCGGCGGCGGATGTTTCCGCTGTTTCGCGAGATCGTGCAGTGGCATCGCGACAATCCGGTCGAGGTGGCGGAGCGCTGTGGCGGGGGCGCTGGCGATGGCGCGGGAGGTGGTGCCGGCGGTGCCAATGCCTGGCGTGCCGGTGGGGGCAACGCTTCGCGTGCCGGCGGGGCCGGCGGGCGCGCGGCCGACTTCATCGACCAAGTGCTGGCGGTGCGCGACGAGAACGGGCAGCCGCTCTCGGACGACAACATCGTCGCGCTCGCACAGACCGTGTATTCGAACGCGCTGCTGTACGCGGCGCCGACGATGGCGTTCCTGCTTTACAGCCTGCTGGCCGCGCCCGAGGTGATGGCGCGCTGCCGGCAAGAGATCGACGAGACGTTCGGCCAGGGCACGCCCGACCTGACACAGCTTCGCGCTGCCGAATACTTCGGCGCCACGCTGCGCGAGTCGCAGCGCATGCATCCCATCGGCCTGGCCGCGCCGCGCGTGGCCAAGGAGACGTTCACGTTCGCCGGCTACGAAATCCCGCGTGGCGAGCGCGTGCTGATCGCGCTGACGGCATGCCATTACCTGCCCGAGATCTACCCGTCACCGTACAGCTTCGAGCCCGAGCGACACATGGAGCCGCGCAACGAGTCGCGTGCTACCGGCGTGTTCGCGCCGTTCGGATACGGCGCGCACTCGTGTCTTGCCGCCCGCCTAGTCGACGGCATGACGCGCGTGGTGGTTGCGGGGCTGGTGCGCAACGCGGAACTCGAGCTGGACCGGGCGGACTATACGATCCGCAAGCGCGTGAATCCGTTCCCTGAGCCGGCGGGGGATTTGGTGGTGCGGGTGGTGGGGGGGCGGTAGGGCGGCCATCGCCCCAGGCTTCGCCGCGCGCACACTCTCGTGTGCGTCCACAACGTGTGTGTCACCGAGACCGATTGCTCGGCAGTTCGCTTGGGACTCACACTATTCCTTTGGTGTCGTTGTCAGCGTTGTCGGTGCTCGGCCAACATGGTGCATGGCCGAAGTACGCCGAGGCACGGCCCCGCGAGGGCCGGCACTGACGCGTGAGCCGCCGAGGCTGCTGGAGCAGTTTCGTGACGAGATACGGCGTCTCCACTACAGCCGCCGTACCGAGCAGGCATACGAGTACTGGATTCGTCGGTTCGTCCTTTTCCATCAAAAACAGCATCCACGTCAGATCGATGCGGACGGCGTAGCAAAGTTCCTGACGCATTTGGCCGTGGTGGCCGGCGTGAGCGCGAGAACGCAGAACCAGGCGCTTCACGCGATCCTCTTTATGTACAAGCAGGTACTGAACGTGGAACTGCCTCGCATTCCAGGCATCACCCCTGCCAAGACCGCCCGCAGCTTGCCGGTGGTGCTCAGTCGCGAAGAGGTAGCGCGCGTGCTCGGCGAAATGCACGGCGTGACGCGGCTGATGGCCACGCTGCTATATGGGACCGGCCTGCGTCTTCTGGAGGTGTGCCAGCTACGGGTCAAGG is a window from the Candidatus Limnocylindrales bacterium genome containing:
- a CDS encoding cytochrome P450 produces the protein MGRSATATRRRSIPKTYGLPLVGPLAELLTDPLSFFVKSYVTRGPVFQVKVPTRKYTVLAGHEANLFFLKEDQRLFEHAELYQNIARELDASHYMIATSGDRHANLRRSSMPAFATDVLDAATPRLLEEIGRRARAWQPGTRLRVLDLMHELIGDVIVTALAGRALGSHLRDAVTFARFSMGCGLGGYPVQFRYAPHYQMARRRMFPLFREIVQWHRDNPVEVAERCGGGAGDGAGGGAGGANAWRAGGGNASRAGGAGGRAADFIDQVLAVRDENGQPLSDDNIVALAQTVYSNALLYAAPTMAFLLYSLLAAPEVMARCRQEIDETFGQGTPDLTQLRAAEYFGATLRESQRMHPIGLAAPRVAKETFTFAGYEIPRGERVLIALTACHYLPEIYPSPYSFEPERHMEPRNESRATGVFAPFGYGAHSCLAARLVDGMTRVVVAGLVRNAELELDRADYTIRKRVNPFPEPAGDLVVRVVGGR